A window of Cellulosimicrobium protaetiae genomic DNA:
TCGGACGGTCGGCGCCCAGCAGCTCCGCGAGGAGCGTTGACCCGGTGACCAGGTGCTGCGCCGAGGCGGCGAGAAGGTCGAAGAACGAGGTGTCGCGCGGTGTCAGGCGCAGGCGCACGGGAGGCTCCGGAAGGGACGCGGGGTAGGGGTCTGAGCTGGCGTCGGCCGCACTGGCCGCTCGGCTGCCGGGCGGGCCGGACGGCCGGGGTGGTCACGATCTCGGGTCGGATGATCTCTGGATGAACGCACGTCGAACTCTCGTCAAATGTAGCCGACGCTCGGGGCGATGCAGGAATCGTCGGGGCGAAGGTCCCGGATCCTCAGGACGCTCACAGCCCGCACCCGGCGTCCTCGCCGGGGTGGCCACCTGTTCCCTGCGCGACGGCGTGGTCGCGTCCGTGCGCGACGACGTGGGCGCGGCAGGAGACGCGGACGGGAGAAGTTGGCGACGCCGGGCCGGGAGCGCCTCTCGGCGCGTGGCCGCTCGTAGCGGCTGAGTGTGGAGCCCGGGGCTACCGCGGCCCGGCGTCGTGAACCATCGTACGTGCCGCCCGGCCCCCGAGGTACTCCCCCGCCCCCGTGTTCGCGCTCCGCGAGAACCCACCCGCCCGACGTGCGCCACGCCCGTCATTCCCGCACCCTCCGCCCCTGAGCACCCGCCACCCAACGAGGTAGAACCGTGGTCGCGCGAGGTAGAACCGTGGTCCGCCGAAGGAGAACCGTGGTCGGGTCCGCGGCGGGGGTGGTCTCGGTGCTCGGGGCTGCCGCGCCGTCACCTTCGGTCTTTCGGGCGTGGGTTATCTGAGCGCGGCTCTGACGCCCCTTCGCATCCGAGCCCACCCCCACCGCTCGGCCGTGATCGCACCATCGCTCGCCGAGGTGGAACCGTGGATGCGCGAGACAGCACCACGGTCGTGATGCCCGACGGCGGTCGGCCACCTCACGGGCCGGGTCAGGGCACAGCGTGGTCGCGCTCGACGGCGGTGGGAACCGGCCGTTTGTCGGCGTCGCGTCTCCAAGGCAACGGGACCGATGGCGGCCTGTTCGCCCGGAAAGCCGAGTCGAGACGAAGCCGGTCGGGGTGCGTGGTGGTGCCGCGTCGTGGCGGGCCTGGCGGGAGCCGCGAGGAACGAGCGGCGGATGGTAGACGCGGCACCACCACACACCCCGACCACCCAAGGCGACCCTTCGCCGTCGGCTGCAAGAAGCCAAGGTTCTACTTCGCGCAACCACGGTTCTACTTCGGCGGACCACGGTTCTACTTCGGCGGACTGCAGTTCTATCTTGCGCGACCACGGTTCCAACTCGGCGGAACGGGGTTCTCCCTCGGCGGCTGGCGGCTCAGTCGAGGCGGTCGGCGCGCCAGAGCTCGGCGGCGTGCTCGAGCTCTTGCGCGGTGCGGAGCAGCGACCCGGCGCCGCGGGTCATGCGGAGCGCGCCGTCGGGGTCGGCGACCTCGCGCGCGTCGGCGTCGAACGCGGCGCCGGTCGCGAGGATCCGGCAGAACGACCCGGCGCGTTCGAGCGCGACCGCGAGGTCGCCGGCAAACACGCCGGACAGGACGGCGTCGGCGAGGTCGCGCACGTCCTCGGGGCCGGGAGGACGGGGGACGCCGGCGATGGCCTCGTGGACCGGCGCGGCGTCGACGCCGAGGCGGTAGCGCAGGGTCACTGTCTGCGGGTCGCGACGGACCCACTCGCGCAGCACGTAGAGCCTCCAGAGCGCGCCCGGCAGCGAGTTCGGGGCGGCGTCGGACCACAGACCGGCGACGACGTCGAGCCCCTCCGTCTCGACGAGGTGGACCAGTCGCTCGACGACCTGCGGGTCCTCGGTGTCCCGGGCGCGGTGCACGATCGCGTGCGCGGTGGTGTGCGCGACCTGGTCGCGCAGCGCGGGGTCGAGCTCTCCGGGGAGCTCGTCGGCGTCGCGCGGGTCGAGCATCGCCGGGCGCCGGGGTCGTTGCGTGCGACCGGTCCGACCCGGGTCGGGCCGGTCTGCGGGGGTGGCGGGGACGTCGTCGGGCACGCGCCCAGTGTCCACCCGACGGCGGCACGGTCGCACCGGACGTGCGCCATGCCACGGTTGCCGCCCCCAGCCGGGCGAGGCCTCCACCGGGCGAGGGCCCGTTCGCCGCGCCGCCGAAAGCACCCCGCCCTACAGTGACGAGAGGGGCCTCGACGGGCTCCGAGACGGAGCGGAGGACGAGATGTCGAGCAGCGACGCAGCAGGTCACGCGACCGCAGGTGCACGCAGCGCGCACCGCAAGGCCATCGGCCTGGCCGTCGCCGCGGCGGTCGGCGGGTTTCTCTTCGGGTTCGACAGCTCGGTCATCAACGGTGCCGTCGCGGCGATCGAGGGCCAGTTCGACCTCGACTCCGCAGTCACCGGGCTCGTCGTCGCGATCGCGCTCCTCGGCTGTGCGCTCGGCGCCTGGTCGGGCGGTCGGCTGGCCGACCGCTGGGGCCGCACGCGCGTGATGGTGTTCGGCGCGATCCTGTTCTTCGCGTCCTCGATCCTCTCTGCGATCGCGTGGTCGGCGTTCGACCTCGCGATCTGGCGTTTCATGGCCGGCGTCGGCATCGGTATCGCCTCAGTCATCGCCCCGGCGTACATCGCGGAGATCGCGCCGGCCCGGCTGCGCGGCCGCATGGGGTCGCTGCAGCAGCTCGCGATCACGGTCGGCATCTTCGCCGCCCTGCTGTCCGACCAGCTCCTCGCGGAGGCGGCGGGCGGGGCCTCCAACGAGCTGTGGCTCGGGTGGGAGGCGTGGCGCTGGATGTTCCTCGTGTGCGTGATCCCGGCGGCCGTCTACGGCATCCTCGCCCTGCGGATCCCGGAGTCGCCGCGCTACCTGGTGGCGAAGGGACGTGACGACGAGGCCCGCGCGGTCCTCGAGTCCGTGCTGGGCCCGGACGAGGACGTCGACGACCGCATCGCGCAGATCCACCGCTCGATCGCGGTCGACGAGAAGAACGCCCAGGAGGGGACGCTCAAGGGCTCGACGTTCGGCCTCAAGCCGATCGTGTGGGTCGGCATCCTGCTCTCGGTGTTCCAGCAGTTCGTCGGGATCAACGTGATCTTCTACTACTCGACGACGCTCTGGCAGGCGGTCGGTTTCGACGAGAGCCAGTCGTTCCTCGTCTCGACGATCACGTCGGTGACGAACGTCGCGGTGACGTTCATCGCGATCGCGCTCGTGGACAAGGTGGGCCGTCGCCCGATCCTGCTCATCGGCTCGGCGGGGATGACGGTCTCGCTCGGCCTCATGGCGATCGCCTTCACACAGGCCGTCGGGAGCGGCAAGGACATCACCCTGCCCGACCCGTGGGGGCCCATCGCCCTGGTTGCCGCGAACGCGTTCGTCGTGTTCTTCGGTGCCTCGTGGGGACCTCTCGTCTGGGTGCTCCTGGGCGAGATGTTCCCGAACCGGATCCGCGCGGCCGCGCTCGGCGTCGCGGCCATGGCGCAGTGGCTCGCGAACTTCGCGATCACCCTCACGTTCCCGCCGATGCTGTCGGCCTTCGGTGCCACGATCCCCTATCTGATGTACGCGATCTTCGCGGCGCTGTCGTTCGTCTTCGTCTTCAGCAAGGTCCCGGAGACCAAGGGCATCGAGCTCGAGGACATGGGCGACGAGCGCGTGGGTCGCGCCGCG
This region includes:
- a CDS encoding sugar porter family MFS transporter — its product is MSSSDAAGHATAGARSAHRKAIGLAVAAAVGGFLFGFDSSVINGAVAAIEGQFDLDSAVTGLVVAIALLGCALGAWSGGRLADRWGRTRVMVFGAILFFASSILSAIAWSAFDLAIWRFMAGVGIGIASVIAPAYIAEIAPARLRGRMGSLQQLAITVGIFAALLSDQLLAEAAGGASNELWLGWEAWRWMFLVCVIPAAVYGILALRIPESPRYLVAKGRDDEARAVLESVLGPDEDVDDRIAQIHRSIAVDEKNAQEGTLKGSTFGLKPIVWVGILLSVFQQFVGINVIFYYSTTLWQAVGFDESQSFLVSTITSVTNVAVTFIAIALVDKVGRRPILLIGSAGMTVSLGLMAIAFTQAVGSGKDITLPDPWGPIALVAANAFVVFFGASWGPLVWVLLGEMFPNRIRAAALGVAAMAQWLANFAITLTFPPMLSAFGATIPYLMYAIFAALSFVFVFSKVPETKGIELEDMGDERVGRAAH